A single window of Methanothermobacter marburgensis str. Marburg DNA harbors:
- a CDS encoding AAA family ATPase, with the protein MIINSLELRNIRSYESGTVEFDDGVTLFEGDIGSGKTTLLLAIEFALFGLGDQRGDSLLRATANSGSVKLTFTVDGAEYTIYRELKRAASGVQQGELYIRTPTGRRKLSAKELKAEVLNILGYREPLNPRARSRIYRYAVFTPQEQMKSIIETGKNERLERLRKAFDLEKYSRAADNARLLSRKIRRSAESLEDRSYDLDDKKNELNNIITEKGELESERENLEAELKEIEDEISKLELELEELEKEENKIRAAEDRIESLKNEIENLSSFSDSLKRKNRDIEEEYKKSMDELQKCKDLRKKLQEEHDSLRNDIEKMKDEEKSIRDDYERFRDATTKLEGLKNQFKTLSGVMDNVEREITTIKGEIDDLKSEIGKLESLEDPGYSEDELKADIAKLEDDKAKLQQEQGAISEKINAYMSIRDRSVCPTCDQDVDPSYITDKLDDALKREGSIESSIEEIKAEIENKNKLLEAVREYMRSREELSRLRKDLKKKTTEYGKKKKELENKKEEIKGIESDIKENERIISELKDVESHFRKIEEDLEALLKREKNCFSELSASDSKIEDLEKRIHELNPETSREYGENLQKIEENATIIAEKKEEIKKNQEALKNREKVEVSIREVREKLSKSEESRDKKKHMIGSIGGKIEEKDDQIKRLNAEIDEKNKLRKRASELNDHVTWLESYFIPALADIETHVMAQINHEFNERFQKWFRVLVDDPDKSVRIDEDFTPIVEQDGYEQNLEYLSGGERTSIALAYRLALNMVVQSLTDVRSDILILDEPTDGFSKEQLYKLRDIFDELEARQIILVSHEEELENLADHIYRVEKSDGVSTIQKAG; encoded by the coding sequence TTGATTATCAATTCACTTGAACTCAGGAACATAAGGAGCTATGAATCAGGAACTGTCGAGTTTGATGATGGAGTGACCCTATTTGAGGGCGATATAGGTTCAGGTAAGACGACGCTTCTACTTGCAATAGAATTCGCACTCTTCGGGCTGGGTGACCAGAGGGGTGACAGCCTTCTGAGGGCTACAGCAAATTCAGGTTCAGTCAAACTCACCTTCACTGTTGACGGTGCAGAGTACACCATCTACCGGGAACTTAAAAGGGCCGCCTCAGGGGTGCAGCAGGGGGAACTCTACATCAGAACACCCACAGGGAGAAGGAAACTCTCTGCAAAGGAACTGAAGGCCGAGGTACTTAACATCCTGGGTTACAGGGAACCCCTGAATCCAAGGGCCAGGAGCAGGATATACCGTTACGCGGTCTTCACCCCACAGGAGCAGATGAAGAGCATAATAGAGACCGGAAAAAATGAGCGGCTTGAAAGGCTCAGAAAGGCCTTCGACCTTGAGAAGTACAGCAGAGCAGCGGATAATGCCAGGTTGCTTTCGCGGAAAATTAGGAGATCCGCAGAAAGCCTTGAGGATAGATCCTACGACCTTGATGATAAGAAAAATGAGCTCAACAATATTATCACTGAGAAGGGGGAACTGGAATCTGAGAGGGAAAATCTCGAAGCTGAACTCAAAGAAATCGAGGATGAGATCAGCAAACTCGAACTGGAACTTGAAGAACTCGAAAAGGAGGAAAACAAGATTCGGGCTGCTGAAGATAGGATAGAATCCCTCAAGAATGAAATTGAAAACCTGAGTTCATTCTCAGATAGTCTCAAGAGGAAAAACAGGGACATAGAGGAAGAATATAAGAAATCCATGGATGAACTTCAGAAGTGCAAGGATTTGAGGAAAAAGCTTCAGGAGGAACATGATTCACTCAGAAATGATATTGAAAAGATGAAGGATGAGGAAAAATCCATCAGAGATGACTATGAAAGGTTCAGAGATGCTACTACCAAGCTTGAAGGTCTTAAGAATCAATTTAAGACCCTTTCAGGTGTCATGGACAATGTGGAACGTGAAATCACCACAATTAAGGGTGAGATTGACGACCTCAAATCAGAGATAGGAAAACTGGAGTCCCTTGAGGATCCTGGATACAGTGAGGATGAATTGAAAGCTGATATAGCGAAACTTGAGGACGATAAAGCAAAGCTCCAGCAGGAGCAGGGTGCCATCTCAGAGAAGATAAATGCCTACATGTCCATCAGAGATAGAAGTGTCTGTCCCACATGTGACCAGGATGTGGACCCCAGCTACATAACTGATAAACTCGATGATGCCCTGAAGAGGGAAGGTTCAATTGAATCCAGCATAGAGGAGATCAAAGCTGAAATCGAAAATAAAAACAAACTCCTTGAAGCTGTGAGAGAATACATGCGGTCTAGGGAAGAACTCAGTAGACTCAGGAAGGACCTTAAGAAGAAGACAACCGAATATGGGAAAAAAAAGAAGGAACTTGAGAATAAGAAGGAAGAAATCAAAGGCATTGAATCAGATATAAAGGAAAATGAAAGGATAATCAGTGAACTGAAGGATGTGGAATCCCATTTCAGAAAAATTGAGGAGGACCTGGAAGCCCTCCTTAAAAGGGAGAAGAACTGTTTCAGCGAACTTTCAGCATCAGATTCGAAGATAGAGGACCTTGAAAAAAGAATTCATGAACTCAACCCTGAAACCAGCAGGGAATACGGAGAGAACCTCCAGAAGATTGAGGAAAATGCTACAATCATCGCTGAAAAGAAAGAGGAAATAAAGAAAAACCAGGAGGCACTCAAAAACAGGGAGAAGGTGGAGGTCAGTATACGGGAGGTCCGTGAAAAACTTAGTAAAAGTGAAGAATCAAGGGATAAGAAGAAACACATGATAGGATCCATTGGGGGAAAAATCGAGGAAAAAGATGATCAGATCAAAAGGCTTAACGCTGAAATTGATGAAAAGAATAAACTCAGAAAACGTGCCAGTGAACTGAATGATCATGTGACCTGGCTTGAATCCTACTTCATCCCTGCACTCGCTGACATTGAGACCCATGTGATGGCACAGATAAACCATGAGTTCAATGAGAGGTTCCAGAAATGGTTCAGGGTCCTTGTGGATGACCCGGATAAATCGGTGCGGATTGACGAGGACTTCACACCCATTGTGGAGCAGGACGGCTACGAACAGAACCTGGAGTACCTCAGTGGTGGTGAGAGGACCAGCATAGCACTTGCCTACAGACTCGCCCTCAACATGGTGGTCCAGAGCCTCACCGATGTGCGGTCTGATATACTCATACTGGACGAGCCAACCGATGGGTTCAGCAAGGAGCAGCTCTACAAGCTCAGAGACATCTTCGATGAACTTGAAGCCAGACAGATAATCCTGGTATCCCATGAGGAGGAACTTGAAAACCTTGCAGACCACATATACCGGGTTGAAAAGTCCGACGGTGTATCCACCATACAGAAGGCGGGCTAA
- a CDS encoding DNA repair exonuclease, producing MYRFAHLSDCHLGAQKQPELRELEFQAFRMALDDALENDVDFMIIAGDLFHSNIPNMETVKRATLELRRVRDEGVPIYVNYGSHDYSPSNTSMIDILETAGVIEKVVRPIPGKKLGLEFTVDEKTGAKITGLSGRSRALEVDYFRNLDREVLEAEDGFRIFLFHSAITQFKPVDFAEMDSIDLNLFPRGLEYYAGGHVHRRGCYMEEGYGPIVYPGALFGSYAGDLEENARGEKRGYYLVEFREKAKTPQFRVIMPAEFEYIECDVTGKNSHDASLLIGREMGEHDVKGKVVMFKIRGELSSGRTSDIDSAWIRRELESRGARVVQINRHGLSTREIQKVRVAESDIPALERRIFREKLSGLDIRNKSLMKRGDSLAVELLRKLENEMAPGEKKEEYERRVIEEAEAVMGVNLDDDNR from the coding sequence ATGTACAGATTCGCGCACCTATCAGACTGCCACCTGGGGGCCCAGAAACAGCCTGAACTCAGGGAACTGGAATTCCAGGCCTTCAGGATGGCACTGGATGATGCACTGGAGAATGACGTCGACTTCATGATAATAGCGGGGGACCTCTTCCACTCCAACATCCCAAACATGGAGACCGTCAAGAGGGCCACCCTGGAACTCAGGAGGGTCAGGGATGAGGGGGTCCCAATCTACGTCAACTATGGTAGCCACGACTACAGCCCATCAAACACCTCCATGATAGACATACTGGAAACCGCGGGGGTCATAGAGAAGGTTGTGCGCCCCATCCCCGGGAAGAAGCTGGGACTGGAGTTCACAGTGGATGAGAAGACCGGGGCAAAGATCACTGGTTTATCAGGGAGGTCAAGGGCGCTGGAGGTTGACTACTTCAGAAACCTTGACAGGGAGGTCCTTGAGGCCGAGGACGGCTTCAGGATATTCCTGTTCCACAGCGCCATAACCCAGTTCAAACCCGTTGATTTTGCAGAGATGGATTCCATCGACCTCAACCTCTTCCCCCGTGGCCTTGAGTACTATGCAGGGGGCCACGTCCACAGGAGGGGCTGCTACATGGAGGAGGGCTACGGCCCTATAGTATACCCGGGGGCACTCTTCGGTTCATATGCAGGGGACCTTGAGGAGAACGCCAGGGGAGAGAAGAGGGGGTACTACCTTGTTGAATTCAGGGAAAAGGCAAAAACACCCCAGTTCAGGGTTATAATGCCAGCTGAATTTGAATACATAGAATGTGATGTTACAGGTAAGAACTCCCATGACGCATCCCTCCTCATAGGCAGGGAAATGGGAGAACACGATGTTAAGGGAAAGGTTGTGATGTTCAAGATCCGGGGTGAGCTCAGCTCAGGCAGGACCTCGGACATAGATTCAGCATGGATAAGGAGGGAACTTGAATCCAGGGGGGCCCGTGTTGTCCAGATCAACAGGCACGGCCTCAGCACCCGTGAGATACAGAAGGTGAGGGTCGCTGAGAGTGACATCCCCGCACTTGAGAGGAGAATCTTCAGGGAGAAACTCTCCGGCCTTGACATCAGAAACAAAAGTCTCATGAAGAGGGGCGACTCACTGGCGGTTGAACTCCTCAGGAAACTTGAGAATGAGATGGCCCCCGGTGAGAAGAAGGAAGAATATGAGAGGAGGGTCATTGAGGAAGCAGAGGCCGTCATGGGGGTGAATCTGGATGATGATAACCGATGA
- a CDS encoding ATP-binding protein codes for MEAAGQIIGGETAAVLIRQKSGEQVELGDLLVAEGDGYTILQVKDLKYRSQIPQGMRELASGFNLEGYSGDVEFLEPELRNYIIAEARPILHVRDGEPMLPKRLPGFFGEVRRIRDGDLDFLEKPRNPVFLGNVRSGSKVLETPVYIDAVDAITHHILIPATTGRGKSNLVKVMLWSLAEMDRVGMLVLDPHDEYYGRNEAGLGKHPSGNVVYYSPDAPVGGNTLAINLRTLRPEHFEGIIPFTQPQEQAIAKYHKMYGDGWIIRIVGGEAVENVDPRTLSVLRRVFDVILGVYLDEDTGEIKSRGGVFRETGGDSTIKDIVSQLEEGKIVVVDTSRLMGEAELLVGSVISGEIFRRYQKYKSTGELRRKPVIGIVIEEAPRVLGKEVIERQGNNIYSTIAREGRKFNIGLVAITQLVSLIPRTVLANMNTKIILGNEMAQERAEIIGSASQDLSDDNRAIASLDKGEAIVSSIFTKFAVPVKIPLFEEFIESMDHEDEDEGDIEFIG; via the coding sequence ATGGAAGCTGCAGGACAGATAATAGGCGGTGAAACGGCCGCGGTACTCATAAGGCAGAAATCAGGTGAACAGGTGGAACTCGGGGACCTCCTTGTCGCTGAGGGGGATGGCTACACGATACTCCAGGTCAAGGACCTCAAATACAGGTCCCAGATACCCCAGGGGATGAGGGAGCTTGCATCAGGCTTCAACCTTGAGGGCTACAGCGGGGACGTGGAGTTCCTTGAACCCGAACTACGGAACTACATCATCGCAGAGGCCCGCCCCATACTCCATGTGAGGGATGGGGAGCCAATGCTACCCAAACGCCTCCCGGGGTTCTTCGGGGAGGTCAGGAGGATAAGGGATGGGGACCTTGATTTCCTTGAAAAGCCCCGCAATCCGGTCTTCCTTGGGAATGTGAGGAGCGGCTCAAAGGTCCTGGAGACACCAGTCTACATTGATGCGGTTGACGCCATAACCCACCATATCCTCATACCTGCAACCACAGGCAGGGGTAAGAGTAACCTTGTGAAGGTCATGCTCTGGAGCCTGGCGGAGATGGACCGCGTGGGCATGCTGGTGCTGGACCCCCACGACGAGTACTATGGGAGGAACGAGGCAGGACTCGGAAAGCACCCGTCAGGTAACGTGGTCTACTACTCCCCGGATGCACCGGTCGGTGGAAACACACTCGCCATAAACCTGAGGACACTGAGACCTGAGCACTTTGAGGGTATAATACCGTTCACACAGCCCCAGGAGCAGGCAATTGCAAAGTACCATAAAATGTACGGTGATGGGTGGATCATCAGAATCGTTGGTGGTGAAGCCGTTGAAAATGTGGACCCCAGAACACTGAGCGTCCTCCGGAGGGTCTTCGATGTGATCCTCGGTGTCTACCTGGATGAGGATACAGGTGAGATAAAGTCCCGTGGAGGCGTATTCCGGGAGACAGGGGGGGATTCAACCATAAAGGACATAGTATCACAGCTTGAGGAGGGAAAGATAGTCGTGGTGGACACATCCAGGCTCATGGGCGAGGCGGAACTCCTCGTTGGGAGCGTGATATCCGGTGAGATCTTCAGGAGGTACCAGAAGTACAAGTCCACAGGGGAGCTCAGGCGAAAACCCGTCATAGGGATAGTGATAGAGGAGGCCCCCCGTGTCCTTGGAAAGGAGGTCATTGAGAGGCAGGGAAACAACATCTACAGCACCATCGCAAGGGAGGGCCGTAAATTCAACATAGGCCTGGTCGCCATAACCCAGCTCGTAAGCCTCATCCCCAGGACGGTCCTTGCAAACATGAACACCAAGATAATCCTGGGGAATGAGATGGCCCAGGAGAGGGCTGAGATAATAGGAAGCGCCTCCCAGGACCTCTCAGATGACAACAGGGCAATAGCAAGCCTGGATAAGGGTGAGGCCATAGTTAGCAGCATATTCACAAAGTTCGCGGTACCCGTGAAGATACCACTCTTTGAGGAGTTCATTGAATCCATGGATCATGAGGATGAAGATGAGGGGGACATCGAATTCATAGGATGA
- a CDS encoding DNA double-strand break repair nuclease NurA gives MDIFDRIAETLQATVRSDIGRPYFRSARYRVHEFSRDNFLSIKGGEERRMAFIDGGNSPILEGPTISVQLNRVALGLFMGTRRIQPEIPPVVEFLSVMRIHPGNEMCTFQIHPIMEDYREFLPDEEDLHLELGDAELFDESTLKGLPRRFAEWSMARRALDELQDGDILVRDGSLQASFEKENSYIRKLWEESGDIHIAGLSKTCTLYTTTSISLLAAIGRLASEMGMEGPWCYHPIAVRTDRATTLTAVKLNPAGRIFRMDILGECGRDDAQVVASALSENARDACFPGYPYGLVDVDMRARVSGDEVEIYRRRLLSQIRSREVLEGIRDELETINYHDELNRYAGED, from the coding sequence TTGGACATTTTTGATAGGATTGCAGAGACCCTCCAGGCTACCGTGAGGTCAGATATCGGAAGGCCATACTTCAGGTCAGCAAGATACAGGGTGCATGAATTCAGCAGGGATAATTTCCTGTCCATCAAAGGAGGAGAAGAGAGGCGCATGGCCTTCATAGACGGCGGCAACAGCCCCATACTGGAGGGGCCAACCATATCGGTCCAGCTCAACAGGGTTGCACTGGGCCTCTTCATGGGGACCAGGAGGATCCAGCCAGAGATACCACCGGTGGTTGAGTTCCTATCGGTCATGAGGATCCACCCGGGGAATGAAATGTGCACATTCCAGATCCACCCCATCATGGAGGATTACAGGGAATTCCTGCCTGATGAGGAGGATCTTCACCTGGAACTTGGCGATGCAGAGCTGTTTGATGAGTCAACCCTCAAGGGCCTTCCCAGGCGATTCGCAGAGTGGAGCATGGCACGGAGGGCGCTGGATGAACTCCAGGATGGCGATATACTGGTCAGGGACGGATCACTGCAGGCATCCTTTGAGAAGGAGAACAGTTACATAAGAAAACTCTGGGAGGAGTCAGGGGATATCCATATTGCCGGACTCTCAAAGACATGCACCCTCTACACGACCACCTCAATCTCACTCCTTGCAGCCATAGGGAGGCTTGCCTCAGAGATGGGTATGGAGGGGCCATGGTGCTACCACCCCATAGCCGTGAGGACAGACAGGGCAACAACCCTCACGGCGGTTAAGCTGAACCCCGCAGGGCGGATATTCAGGATGGACATCCTTGGAGAGTGCGGAAGGGATGATGCACAGGTAGTGGCATCAGCCCTCTCAGAGAACGCCAGGGATGCATGCTTCCCGGGTTACCCCTACGGCCTGGTGGACGTGGATATGAGGGCCAGAGTCTCAGGGGATGAGGTGGAGATATACAGGAGGAGGCTCCTATCACAGATCAGGTCCCGGGAGGTCCTTGAAGGTATAAGGGATGAGCTGGAGACCATTAACTACCATGACGAACTGAACAGGTATGCAGGAGAGGATTGA